The Pogoniulus pusillus isolate bPogPus1 chromosome 18, bPogPus1.pri, whole genome shotgun sequence genomic sequence CATATTCAAGTTTTAATGATTAGGAAACCTTATAGGGTGAGAAAAGCATGATTCATCTGGGAGCATCAAAGCACCATTAACTCTTAATGGACTGCTTcttcattaaaagaaaatactCTTATTCACTATTATTTGGAAATTTGTTTGTGAGCTAAATTAGTGCTTTGAGCAGTAGAAAGCTTTCAAGaagataatttaaaaaaatagttcAAATAGTAGCAAAAATGCTCCTTTAATAAAACCTTTCTTTATTAGTATCACATGAATGCCCATGGAAAATGCCACATAGTTTCTTCACCCAATTACTACAGATataaaagggaaacaaaatatTCAGAAATTAGCAAAAATATCTTCATTAGGCCTTAATCAAAAACGTGCAGAATTGCGTCTGCTTATTGTTTCCAAGAGGCATCACAACTTAGTTTGATTAACAGCAGGCAGCATCTGACAGGATACTAACACTCAGCTTAAGTAGGGTATTGCAGAAAAGCTAGGACGCTGTTGGTGCACTCGCTGCAGTTAAACTGTAACACACACCCATAAGAAAAGCATATTCCAGAATCTTATTCTGATTTCCATTTACTTTGTTTTCATAGGTTCTCGCTCCAGCCATCGTACCCTGACTTTTTGTTTATAGTGATACTCCTTTAGAAAGTCTTGCAACATTGAGGGTAGAGGAAGGTCATCAATTCCATCATATGTAGTGCACCTGCAGATTACTGCCCGGCAGATATACTGCAGACTAAAGGGGAAAGTTCTGTTCAGAGATACAGTAAGTAATGGTTCAAAGAACATGCAAGAGCTAGGGTCTTTGTAGTGTTCCAGAAGCCCTGTAACAGTGGAGGAGTGAAACACACAGGGATCATGGGCATCAAAACTAAAGTTGTGATTCCACTGCTCAATGCGTGCATGCAGCGATCGGTTGTAGCGACGGAAGCTCACAGAGAAGAGGTAGTCCTCTTGCGCAGAATCCCTGAGCAAAAAAGTGCCTTCGGGTTTACCCTCCAGAAGTGCTTCTGCTTCATAGCGGTCCATCACACCCCAGTAACATGGGTTACCTGTGATCTGAAGTAAGTCTGGCACAAGACAATGGATATAATCAATCTGAGTGTGCActttccaagccccctgcctgcTGAGGTGGCCGTGGCTCTCTCCAGACACCTGGCGCTGCTTCTGCCTGCGTGACTGCAGACAAAGCGTTGTTGTGTCCTCTTCAGAGTCACAGTTACTCAGAGGTGTTATGTTTTTGTCCCCAGTCAGCTCAGTCATACCAGGGGCTAACTTTGGTCCCAGTTTATACAACGGATTAACCTGTGCTGTGGCTTCAAAAGTATGTATTTGGGCATTGGGAGGGGGATCAACCCCTTCTTCAATACTAAGTCTACGTCTCTCTCTGAGCCtgtcttcttcatcttctgtgGAAACCAAGGAAGGATCAAATGTGTCAAAAAAAGTTGAATGAGGACTCACAGGTGCTGTGTGTTGTTTAATCAGATGCCACTTCTGAGCCAAATCTGAGCCTGCAGGAAAAGGGCATTTCTCAAGCATTAATTCAGAGAGATGGATCTTTCTTTTGTTAGAAAACAGAGGTTTGGACTGTTTGCTGTAAGGTCTCATGGGAAAACATAACCCAACGGTATCTTGTAGACGCTGTCGCAGAGAACGGCTACCCACTGTCCTGTTTGAGACCATATCCATATCATGGACAGAGCTGACCCCAtaccttctctccctcctctgcaaACCACTTCGTGTTCTACCAAATCTTTTTTCAGTATCCAGGGAGCTCTGAGTTTTTGTAGAGCAGGAATGCTTCTTTTTCCCACCCCAAGGAGCATGCCGAGAATAAGAGTCTCTTCGAGCAAGTCTAGCTCCCGTGGTGACACATGAGTCATTCTCTTTCTCAATGCTTATTTCAACAATCTGAGGAATTTCTGTGACACAGTTTTGGTTACGCCTTGCTGAAGTTTTTGAAGGACTCAAGCCTAACTGGAAAGCAATGTTTTCTCTCAAAGGGCTGCTGGGTTGCTGAGCCAAGTCAGTTATCTGGACAGTTTTTTCCTTAGCAGATGAGCAACTATTGGAGTTCACAACTACATTTTCATTTTGGCTTCCACCCTCATGACTGAAGAGATTCTGGCACCTGTATTTGAAATTGTTCCACATCTTTCCCACTTTATCCATGGATTACGTTATCTAAATtcaagaggagaagaaaacattAAAATAAAGTTTTTAAAAATGAGGATATATCTTCAGTTATCAATTACGTTACAGACACAAGAGAATTGTTAACTGAACACACTACATTTGAAAAGAACCCTAGTGTTTGTATGGTTATGTGGAAGTGacatggatcatagaatcaaccaggctggaagagacttccaagatcatccagtccagcctagcactcctatacctctcctggcacaacttgagactgtgtccccttgttctcttgctggttgcctgggagaagagaccaacccccacctggctacagcctcctttcacgtagttgtagacagcaacgaggtctcccctgagcctcctcttctccaggctgcacacccccagctccctcacagcctctcctcatagggtttgtgttccaggccactcaccagatTCATCATCTTTCTCtgtacacattccagtacctcaacatccctcttgaattgacaAACCCAGAAtttgacacagtactcaaacaGTGACACTCACACAGTGTGGCCTGATCACACTATTCTGATGTTTAGAAAAATCACCATGAAGAAAATGCTTGGGAAATTACAAACTTTTTTATTTCCCCATAAATAGGCCCTCCCATTTTTCTGTAGGCATAGAAACAGGTCTGTACGGTTGTAGCTGATGTAAAGAAAAACATGCAGTATAAAAATCTTAATTTTAGGAAAAAATTATGACTCACATCTTACATATGACTCCCTGAAAAGCTTCCAATAAGCATCAGTAAAACAAATGTTAGAAAAGAACTATTCATGTCACTGTGAACTCTGAAATCAGCTAGTAAAATCCAACAAGTGTCCTGCAAACAGCCAGATACATCATCTAAAAGCAGAAGCTCCAGCTGCAAGTCAGATAAATTCTAAGCTAGAACTGTcaaaatgggaaagaaaaaaattttAAAAAGGACAAAAAGTGGGGAAAAGGCAAGCACAAAATTTGAAAATAGGGGAGGGAAGCACTCAGAATTCTCAGGATAAGCCAATCACCAAAATACAAGAAAGGCCAGCAGGAATATTAGAATTCTAAAGTCTCTGATATACTGATAAAAGCTATGCACATGAAACATATAAAAAAATCCATCAAAACTGTCTGGCTTTATTACTTAAGATACAAAGGAGGAAAGACTCCCAAAGAGCTTTTCTAATCTTTAGTAAGAGCACT encodes the following:
- the SOCS5 gene encoding suppressor of cytokine signaling 5, whose product is MDKVGKMWNNFKYRCQNLFSHEGGSQNENVVVNSNSCSSAKEKTVQITDLAQQPSSPLRENIAFQLGLSPSKTSARRNQNCVTEIPQIVEISIEKENDSCVTTGARLARRDSYSRHAPWGGKKKHSCSTKTQSSLDTEKRFGRTRSGLQRRERRYGVSSVHDMDMVSNRTVGSRSLRQRLQDTVGLCFPMRPYSKQSKPLFSNKRKIHLSELMLEKCPFPAGSDLAQKWHLIKQHTAPVSPHSTFFDTFDPSLVSTEDEEDRLRERRRLSIEEGVDPPPNAQIHTFEATAQVNPLYKLGPKLAPGMTELTGDKNITPLSNCDSEEDTTTLCLQSRRQKQRQVSGESHGHLSRQGAWKVHTQIDYIHCLVPDLLQITGNPCYWGVMDRYEAEALLEGKPEGTFLLRDSAQEDYLFSVSFRRYNRSLHARIEQWNHNFSFDAHDPCVFHSSTVTGLLEHYKDPSSCMFFEPLLTVSLNRTFPFSLQYICRAVICRCTTYDGIDDLPLPSMLQDFLKEYHYKQKVRVRWLEREPMKTK